A window of Ooceraea biroi isolate clonal line C1 chromosome 9, Obir_v5.4, whole genome shotgun sequence genomic DNA:
CTCTTAaagtaactttttttttatattaatgatatccATCTACTTCTTAATTCAACATTTTGTTTATTGATTCTCACTTAAtctgttatattatgaaaACATGCTTTTGAAAACAAGGTTTAATTTTTCGTCCATGATAAACACATCTTCGATGTTAATGCTTCATCTAGTAACGATGCTTGACAAAATCAAATACTCCAATGAACAACTTAAAGGTGATATCATGATAAAGTTGGCGGTACTTAAAGTGTATAGGTATTTTTCGCTTGACTTCCAACTTTCACCATAGTATCCTTGTGTATTTGATATTGAATGGTCGTTTTAGGTGTAATTTTCAATCTCTCTTTCAGTTTACGGCTGAAATCAAAATGGTATATTGACAAAATCGATAATACCAAGATCAACTATATAAATGGGAGATGCTCAAGAGGACCGAGTGGTTTAATTCCTTACCCAATTTGCATAACACTATCCGGACAATCCGCATTCGAGGTCCAGACACCGATTTTGTCTCCCTTTGTTCTGATATTTACTACAGCCCCACATATATCATCAGAGTATTCGTTGAACGCCTCCCCAATCATACAAAGTAGAATTTCTAACCAAAAATTATCTAGATCCATAGCTCTCTGCTTCTTTTCTAGATTTATTAGCCACCGTCCTCCGGACTTGTTCTGATCATCTTCCCACATAGGCCGAATTCCATGCTTAAACATGCTATAGTCACAACCCTGTCTGAGCTCAGACGCCGTCTTTATGTGGTTGTACAAGCTGAACACACGacagaaaatttattctcACGATACAGTCGACAAGTCGAGCAGCTTTAATAATACGCGAGAGAACTGAGTACATAATTGCAATCACCTCCAGAAATCTTCAACCGTATCGACACTCGTTATCTCCCGCTGACTCTCCTCCCATGTCTTATTCCT
This region includes:
- the LOC105281601 gene encoding eukaryotic translation initiation factor 4E isoform X2 yields the protein MEMYTEINRKQNADVTSTGEFPPEYLIKHPLQNTWTLWYYEPDRNKTWEESQREITSVDTVEDFWSLYNHIKTASELRQGCDYSMFKHGIRPMWEDDQNKSGGRWLINLEKKQRAMDLDNFWLEILLCMIGEAFNEYSDDICGAVVNIRTKGDKIGVWTSNADCPDSVMQIGRKLKERLKITPKTTIQYQIHKDTMVKVGSQAKNTYTL
- the LOC105281601 gene encoding eukaryotic translation initiation factor 4E isoform X3, with protein sequence MLAVMQAFFNEINRKQNADVTSTGEFPPEYLIKHPLQNTWTLWYYEPDRNKTWEESQREITSVDTVEDFWSLYNHIKTASELRQGCDYSMFKHGIRPMWEDDQNKSGGRWLINLEKKQRAMDLDNFWLEILLCMIGEAFNEYSDDICGAVVNIRTKGDKIGVWTSNADCPDSVMQIGRKLKERLKITPKTTIQYQIHKDTMVKVGSQAKNTYTL